The Streptomyces puniciscabiei genomic interval GCGCAGAAGCCGACCGTGCCGATCAGCAGCGCCGAGCGCGGCGGCAGCGCGAACCGCGGCGGGGGCTCCTCGTCCTCGGCCGGCTGCAGGTCCAGCACCCAGGTGCAGGCCACCAGGCCGAGCGCGGTCAGCACGGCCGCGGCGAGCGAGAAGTGCAGACGGGCGTCCGAGCCGAGGTGCGCCGCGAGCGTGCCGGCGGCCGAGCCGATCAGCGCACCCGCGCTCCACATGCCGTGCAGCCCCGACATGATCGACTTGTCCAGCAGCCGCTCGATCTCGACACCGAGCGCGTTCATCGCCACGTCGGCCATGCCCGCGCTCGCCCCGTAGGCGAACATCGCCAGGCACAGCGTGTACAGGTTCGGCGCGAGGGACGGCAGGACCAGGGAGAGCGTCCACAGCGCGAGCAGCCCGCGCAGGGCCGTACGGCTGCCGAAGCGGTGGCTGATCCGGCCCGCCAGCGGCATCGCGCAGGAGGCGCCGAACGCGGTGAAGGCCAGCGCGAAGCCCAACTGGCCCGCGCCAAGCGAGGCGTGCTCCTGGATCCACGGCACCCGGGTGGCGAAGGAGCCGGTCACGGCGCCGTGCACGGCGAACACGGCCGCCACGGCGTACCGGGCGCGCCTGACTTCGTCGCGCGCGCATCCCACGTCACCCATGTCCGATCCCTCCCCAGGGTCGCCGCTGCGGCATGCGCCGTAAACTATCAGGGACCCTGCCTGATAGATAGACGGTTTTACGGCCGCCGTCGGCGCCCCCAGGTGCGCCGATCTGGAAGGATGCCCGTCATGCCCGCATCACCCAGCACCGCCCGGGCCATCAACGACCGCCTGGCCCTGCGCCTGCTGCAGCACGAAGGGCCGCTCACGGCCGGGCAGTTGAAGCAGCTGACGGGGCTGTCCCGGCCGACGGTCGCCGACCTCGTGGAACGGCTCACCGCCGCCGGGCTGATCACCGTGGTCGGCGAGTCCGGCGAACAGCGCCGGGGTCCCAACGCCCGGCTCTACGGCATCGTCGCCGACCGCGCCCACCTGGCCGCGCTCGACGTCCGCACCGGCGGTGTCTTCGTCCTCGTCTCCGACCTGGTCGGAGAGGTGCTGGCCGAGGCGTCCGTGCCGATCGGCGGCGACACCGGGACCGGCCCGGCCGTGGAGCAGGCGGTGGCGGCGGTGGAGCGGACCGCGAAGGAGGCCGGGGCGGACCGGCTGCACACCGTCGGTATCGGCGCGCCGGGCCTCGTCGACCCCGCCACGGGCGACCTGCGCGACTCCGGCGGGCTGCCCGCCTGGCACCGCAGCCTGGCCGCGGCCCTGCAGGAGCGGATGCCCGGAGCCCGCGTCACCGTGGAGAACGAGACCAACCTCGCCGCCCTGGCCGAGCAGCGCGAGGGCGCGGCGCGGGACCGGGACACGTTCGTCCTGCTCTGGCTGGGGCACGGCGTCGGCGCGGCGGTCGTCCTCGACGGCACGCTCCGCCGCGGCGCCTCGGGCGGCACGGGAGAGATCGGCTTCCTCCCGGTGCCGGGCACCGCCTCCCTCCCCTCGTCGAGCGACTGCGACGGCGGCTTCCACTCCCTGGCCGGCGCGGCGGCGATCGGCGCCCTGGCGGCGGAGCACGGCCTGCCGGTACCGGCGACGATGGACGGACCGGGCGCGGCGGTGGTGATCCGGGAGGCCGTGGCGGAGGTGACGGGTCAGGGGGGCGACTCCGGCGCGGCTCGTCCGGGGGCCGAAGGGCCCGCCGAGCGGTTTCTCCACGCCCTGGCCGACCGGATCGCCATCGGCGCCGCGTCCGTGGTGGCCGTGCTCGACCCCGGGTGCGTGGTGCTCGGCGGGGAGGCCGGGCAGGCGGGCGGCGCGGTGCTCGCCGGGCTCGTGGAGGAGCGGCTGCGCCGTATGTCACCCCTGCTCACAGAGGTACGGGCGAGCACCCTCGGCGGCGCGGCGGTCCTGCGCGGCGCCCTGCTGACCGCCCGTGACCGCGCCCAGGAGGAGCTGTTCGCACCCCAGGACCGGAACTGACGGAGCGTCAGGAAAGAGAGCGGTCGTCGTGGGGACCGCCGGAGGGAACGCGCCCGTCCCGCCCCCCGACGCTCAGCCGGCCGGTGTCCCGGCCGGTGTCCGCCCGGCAAGCGGCCCCAGCGATGGCTGCAGCCGGTGGCGCAGCACCGCTCCCGGCCGCGCCCGTCCGCCGGTCGAAGGACTTGGACCGGCAGGCGGAACGCCTTGATGCGCTCGCGGTCCGGGGTGAGGGCGGCCGCCCTGTCCAACCGGATGCCGATCGGGTCACCCGCGACGAGGACCGACGGGGTGTGGGCCGCCGGAGCCTCGCGCGGCGGACGGCCGCCAGGGCGTCGTCGCGGGTGGCGCGGGCCTGGACGCAGAAGGGGTGCGGATCCCGCAGCACGGGGTGCAGATCCCGCAGCACGGCGGACTGCTCCTCGGCGTCCAGACCGGCGAACCAGGTGAACCCCTCGGGCAGCGGCCGCAGGCCCTGGGCGAGTTCGTCCAGCGCCGACGCCCGCGCGTCCGCCCCGTCCCCCTCGCCGCCGCCCTGTCAGCCGCCGAAGCGGCGCCCCAGGTACTCCTCGAACGTCGTCTTGCCCACCGCCTGTTCCGGCGCCAGCAGCCCGCCCTCGCGGCAGGCGCGGTAGGTCCGGCCGAACAGCGGCAGCCGTGCCACCGCCCGGCGCCGCCCGGTCGCCCGGAGATAGGCGCGGGCCAGCGAGTCCAGGGTCCGTACTTCGGGGCCGCCCATGTCCGCCACCCGCCCGGCCGGCGCGGCGAGCGCCAGCTCCACCAGGCGGTCCGCGACCTCGGTCACCTCCACCGGCTGGTCCTGGACCCCGGCCGGGACCAGCATGACGGGCGGCTTGGCCAGTCCGCCGAGGATCGTGACCAGCAGGTCGTGGAACTGGGTCGTGCGCAGGACGGTCCAGCCGAGCCCCGACTCCTCGATCCGCCGCTCCACGGCCAGCTTGGTCCTGTAGTAGCCGAGCGGCACCCGGTCGACGCCGACGATGGAGATGTAGACCATATGGCCCACCCCGGCCCGCCGTGCCGCCGCGATCAGATGGTCGCCGGAGGTCTCGTCGCCGCCCCGCTGCGTGGTCGCGCAGTGCACCACGGTGTCCACGCCGGCGAGCGCGGCGTCGAGACCGCTCCCGCCCACGCGCAGATCGACGGTGTACGGCTGCGTGTGCCGGCTGAGCACCCGCACCTCGTGCCCCTCCGTCCGCAGCCGCTCCGTCACGCACCGGCCGAGCGTGCCGGTCCCGCCGGTCACCAGGATCCTGGGCATGCTGTTCCCGTCCCTTCGGACTCCGGGTGCCCCCGCTCGGAGCACCTTCGCCAGCTGAGACCACGCAGCCCCGGAGAATGTGACAAGCCCCGGCCGGCTCTGCTACGACCGCGTCAGCTGCCGCCGCATGTAGGCCAGCTTGTCCGGGTTCATCACGGTACGCACATGAGCGATCAGCCCGTCCCGCAGCTCGAAGGACGCCACCCCGGCGAGTACGTCGCCCGCCCACGCGACCAGCGCGCTCGCGCCGTTGACCTCCGCCACCACGATGTCCAGGCCGCCCGTGAACCGCCCGGCCCCGCCCACCAGGAAGCGCACGACCTTCTCGCGCCCCTCGACCGGACGCCTGGCCGCGGACACCTTGCCGCCGCCGTCGCCCCAGTAGGTGACGTCCGCCGCCAGCATCTTCTCCAGAGCGGCCAGGTCACCCTCGCGGGCCGCCGTGAGGAAGGACATGAGCAGTTCCTCCTGCCGCTCGGGCGCCGGCTCGAAGAGGCCCTCCGGCACGGCGACCCGGGCCACCGCCCGCCGGTACAGCTGGCGGCAGTTGGCCTCGCTCAGCTCCAGGACCTCCGCGATCTCCCGGTGGGCGTAACCGAACGCCTCGCGCAGCACGTACACCGCGCGCTCGGTCGGCGTCAGCCGCTCCAGCAGGACCAGCAGTGCCATGGAGACCTGCTCGCGCCGCTCCGCCGACTCCAGGGGGCCGAGCGTCCCGTCGGAGGTGGCCACCGGCTCCGGCAGCCAGGTCCCGGGGTACTCCTCGCGCCGCGCCCGGGCCGAGGTCAGCCTGGTGAGGCAGAGGTTGGTGACGGCCTTGGCGAGCCAGGCCCCCGGGTGCTCGATCGCCGCCCGGTCGACGCCGCTGAACCGCAGATACGCGTCCTGCACCGCGTCCTCCGCCTCGTGGGCTGAGCCGAGCAGACGGTAGGCCAGGCCGAACAGGCGGGGCCGGTGGGACTCGAACTCGTCGGAGGGCGGCGATGGCGTCATGCGCCTCAGCCTGCCAGAGCCCGGCGACGTCCTGATCATGGAGCCCCGACGCCCAGGTCGCCCCGGCGTCCCGGCACGGCGTCCCGGCACGGCGTCCTGGCGGCCCGGCGGCGGGCAAGGGCCGTCGTCACCGCCACCGGACCCGCCCGCACGATAAAAGGACTAGACCAGTACGGTCAATGGTCCGGGCCAACGGTCAATCCGTACCAGGTGTCCAGCAGTTGTGCGGTTCCGGCTGCGCCGTGCAAGGCCGGCGGCACGTGCTGTGAGGGAACCCACACCCTCCGCCTGTCTGGAGCGCCGTCCGGCGTGGCACACTGGGCCTGTACCAGAAGCAGCGCACTCCGGGGTCGGTGAAAGTCCGAACCGGCGGTTACAGTCCGCGACCCGGTCGCTTCCAGCGGCCGGTTGACCAGGTGAAATTCCTGGACCGACGGTTAAAGTCCGGATGGGAGGCAGTGCGCGGCGGGCGGGCACATCCCTGTGCGCGTCGCCGTATCTGGGGCTTGTCCGTACGCGGACGGCCCTCTTTCGGCGTCGCCCCGGCGTGCTCACCCGTACATTCTGTCGTCATCGACAGGCCCCGGAGTCCGTGCCCGAAGAGGCAGGAGGACCCGGGAAGTGTTCACCGGAATCGTCGAAGAGCTGGGTGAGGTCACCGCCGTCGAGAACCTCGACGACGCCTCCCGCTTCCGGCTCCGCGGCCCCGTCGTGACCGAGGGCGCGCGGCACGGCGACTCCATCGCCGTGAACGGGGTCTGTCTCACCGTCGTGGAGCACGAGGGCGACGAGTTCACCGCCGATGTGATGGCGGAGACCCTGAAGCGTTCCAGCCTCGGCGCCCTCACCGTCGGCTCCCGCGTCAACCTCGAACGCCCGATGGCCGTGGGCGCGCGTCTCGGCGGGCACATCGTGCAGGGCCATGTCGACGGCACCGGCGAGGTGCTGGAGCGCAAGCCCTCCGAGAACTGGGAGATCGTCAAGATCTCGCTCCCCGCGGACCTCTCCCGCTACGTCGTCGAGAAGGGCTCCATCACCGTCGACGGCATCAGCCTCACGGTCGTGGACGCCGGCCCCGACCACTTCACCGTCAGCCTCATCCCGACCACCCTCGACCTGACCACGCTCGGCCACAAGCAGCCCGGCGACCCGGTCAACCTCGAGGTCGACGTCGTCGCCAAGTACGTCGAGCGCCTGCTCGGCGACCGCGCCCAGGGGGCCGGCAAGTGAACTGGCTGAACTCCGAGGCCTTCACCCTCTTCGGC includes:
- a CDS encoding MFS transporter — encoded protein: MGDVGCARDEVRRARYAVAAVFAVHGAVTGSFATRVPWIQEHASLGAGQLGFALAFTAFGASCAMPLAGRISHRFGSRTALRGLLALWTLSLVLPSLAPNLYTLCLAMFAYGASAGMADVAMNALGVEIERLLDKSIMSGLHGMWSAGALIGSAAGTLAAHLGSDARLHFSLAAAVLTALGLVACTWVLDLQPAEDEEPPPRFALPPRSALLIGTVGFCAVFAEGASLDWSAVFLRDRLDSSAGVAAACTTGFMLTMAVARIAGDAVVNRFGAVRTVRAGGVLAVLGGLLIVAAGHPAVAMGGFALMGLGIAVVVPLCFAAAGHAGPHPSQAIAGVATITYTSGLIAPSLIGGVAQATSLVVSFGVVTALACGLAGFAGVLRTAERGGRTEVSRPAAAVPDPRP
- a CDS encoding ROK family transcriptional regulator, which encodes MPASPSTARAINDRLALRLLQHEGPLTAGQLKQLTGLSRPTVADLVERLTAAGLITVVGESGEQRRGPNARLYGIVADRAHLAALDVRTGGVFVLVSDLVGEVLAEASVPIGGDTGTGPAVEQAVAAVERTAKEAGADRLHTVGIGAPGLVDPATGDLRDSGGLPAWHRSLAAALQERMPGARVTVENETNLAALAEQREGAARDRDTFVLLWLGHGVGAAVVLDGTLRRGASGGTGEIGFLPVPGTASLPSSSDCDGGFHSLAGAAAIGALAAEHGLPVPATMDGPGAAVVIREAVAEVTGQGGDSGAARPGAEGPAERFLHALADRIAIGAASVVAVLDPGCVVLGGEAGQAGGAVLAGLVEERLRRMSPLLTEVRASTLGGAAVLRGALLTARDRAQEELFAPQDRN
- a CDS encoding SDR family oxidoreductase; the protein is MPRILVTGGTGTLGRCVTERLRTEGHEVRVLSRHTQPYTVDLRVGGSGLDAALAGVDTVVHCATTQRGGDETSGDHLIAAARRAGVGHMVYISIVGVDRVPLGYYRTKLAVERRIEESGLGWTVLRTTQFHDLLVTILGGLAKPPVMLVPAGVQDQPVEVTEVADRLVELALAAPAGRVADMGGPEVRTLDSLARAYLRATGRRRAVARLPLFGRTYRACREGGLLAPEQAVGKTTFEEYLGRRFGG
- a CDS encoding RNA polymerase sigma-70 factor produces the protein MTPSPPSDEFESHRPRLFGLAYRLLGSAHEAEDAVQDAYLRFSGVDRAAIEHPGAWLAKAVTNLCLTRLTSARARREEYPGTWLPEPVATSDGTLGPLESAERREQVSMALLVLLERLTPTERAVYVLREAFGYAHREIAEVLELSEANCRQLYRRAVARVAVPEGLFEPAPERQEELLMSFLTAAREGDLAALEKMLAADVTYWGDGGGKVSAARRPVEGREKVVRFLVGGAGRFTGGLDIVVAEVNGASALVAWAGDVLAGVASFELRDGLIAHVRTVMNPDKLAYMRRQLTRS
- a CDS encoding riboflavin synthase, giving the protein MFTGIVEELGEVTAVENLDDASRFRLRGPVVTEGARHGDSIAVNGVCLTVVEHEGDEFTADVMAETLKRSSLGALTVGSRVNLERPMAVGARLGGHIVQGHVDGTGEVLERKPSENWEIVKISLPADLSRYVVEKGSITVDGISLTVVDAGPDHFTVSLIPTTLDLTTLGHKQPGDPVNLEVDVVAKYVERLLGDRAQGAGK